Proteins encoded together in one Psilocybe cubensis strain MGC-MH-2018 chromosome 8, whole genome shotgun sequence window:
- a CDS encoding 40S ribosomal protein S6-B — MDAAAHDEERLDGLEEVLLSVDPATGAQKLVDLDDEKRYRVFFDKKIAQEVPGDSIGDEWKGYIFRITGGNDKQGFPMKQGVLLPHRVRLLLSDGHSCYRIRRTGERRRKSVRGCIVGPDIAVLSLIIVKQGESDIPGLTDVVLPKRLGPKRATKIRKFFNLTKEDDVRKYVVRREVVSKKKEGAKPYTKAPKIQRLVTPIRLQRRRHLLSLKRRKIEQQKEQKSEYDVLIAKRVAEKKAKVAAIKAAHHKTA; from the exons ATGGACGCTGCGGCTCACGATGAAGAAAGGTTGGACGGTCTTGAGGAGGTTTTGTTGTCGGTCG ACCCCGCCACAGGGGCACAAAAACTTGTCGACCTCGACGATGAGAAACGCTA CCGTGTTTTCTTCGACAAGAAAATCGCACAAGAGGTTCCCGGAGACTCTATTGGCGACGAGTGGAAGGGCTACATTTTCCGCATTACCGGTGGAAACGACAAGCAAGGTTTCCCCATGAAGCAGGGtgtcctcctcccccaccgTGTCCGACTCCTCCTCTCCGACGGACACTCGTGCTACCGTATCCGCCGCACTGGTGAACGCCGCCGCAAATCCGTTCGTGGCTGCATCGTCGGCCCCGATATCGCTGTTCTCTCCTTGATCATTGTTAAGCAGGGAGAGTCAGATATCCCCGGACTTACAGATGTCGTTCTCCCCAAGAGACTCGGTCCCAAGCGTGCCACCAAGATCAGGAAATTCTTCAACTTGACCAAGGAGGACGATGTTAGGAAATACGTTGTGCGAAGAGAGGTCGTCagcaagaagaaagagggtgCTAAGCCATACACCAAGGC TCCCAAGATCCAGAGACTGGTTACCCCCATCCGTCTCCAGCGCCGCCGtcacctcctctccctcaaGCGCCGAAAGATCGAGCAACAGAAGGAGCAGAAGAGCGAATACGA TGTCCTCATTGCCAAGCGCGTCGCAGAAAAGAAGGCCAAGGTTGCCGCTATCAAGGCCGCTCACCACAAGACAGCTTAA
- a CDS encoding putative peptide transporter ptr2 — MSTALEKHRAMTENRMNEKFPSSSNESERPADALEYELDGIHDGLVFPTEEERATLRRVPDTIPWSSYLIAFVEGAERFSFYGSSVVFTNFIQRSLPPGSKTGAGGLHGQAGALGKGQRASTGLTTFFLFWCYVTPLIGAYIADGHWGRFKTIWVAVFIAFIGHIVLIVSALPGVIETNGAIGAFIVAIITIGLGAGMFKANIAPLVAEQYKRTKLFVVTTSSGERVVVDPSLTVLRIYMYYYLMINVGALIGSIAMPYAEKFIGFYLAFTLPTAIFLICPIVLYVSRNKYTRSPPTTSVLGTSIRLWRHAARGKWTLNPIQLYKNFNAPGFWENAKPSKQIGEKPTWMVFDDLWVDEVRRGVKACSVFLWYPIYWLAYNQFSGNLTSQAATMTLHGIPNDVVLNLDPLVLIVCIVLCDLFIYPALRRMGINFSALKKITAGFMAGGAGMLWAAVVQHYIYKTNPCGNHASECDGVSPLSVWIQSGSYVFLAISEVLASITGLEYAFTKAPKNMRSLVMSVFLFMTAISSALSEAFVSLSGDPLLVWNYGVISVMIFVTGSLFWWSVRDLDAKEDELNNIPEGHMGAPINEASKQNA, encoded by the exons ATGTCTACTGCACTAGAGAAACATCGAGCAATGACAGAGAACAGAATGAACGAGaaatttccttcttcttccaacgAGTCAGAGAGGCCTGCTGACGCACTGGAATACGAACTCGACGGGATACACGATGGACTCGTCTTCCCCACAGAGGAAGAGCGAGCTACATTGCGACGCGTACCGGATACCATTCCTTGGAGCTCCTACT TAATAGCATTTGTTGAAGGAGCAGAACGGTTTTCG TTTTACGGGTCTAGCGTCGTCTTT ACGAATTTCATTCAACGCTCGTTACCTCCTGGCTCGAAAACAGGAGCAGGTGGGCTTCACGGACAGGCCGGTGCACTGGGAAAAGGACAACGGGCATCCACAGGGCTGACTAcgttctttctcttttg GTGTTATGTTACGCCATTAATCGGAGCTTACATTGCCGATGGTCATTGGGGGCGGTTCAAGACGATTTGGGTTGCAGTATTCATTGCCTTCATCGGTCACATCGTTCTCATTGTATCTGCCCTTCCTGGAGTAATTGAGACTAACGGGGCAATTGGCGCCTTCATCGTTGCCATTATTACCATTGGACTCG GTGCCGGCATGTTCAAGGCAAATATCGCTCCTCTGGTTGCCGAGCAGTATAAGCGCACTAAACTCTTTGTCGTAACAACCTCTTCCGGTGAAAGGGTCGTCGTTGATCCGTCGTTGACTGTCTTACGAATTTACATG TACTACTATTTAATGATAAACGTCGGTGCCCTGATCGGATCTATTGCTATGCCATATGCTGAGAAG TTTATTGGATTTTATTTGGCTTTCACTCTGCCTACGGCCATCTTTTTAATTTGCCCGATTGTCTTGTACGTGTCGCGGAACAAGTACACCAGATCCCCTCCAACTACCTCCGTACTTGGAACATCCATTCGTCTTTGGAGACACGCAGCACGCGGAAAATGGACTTTAAACCCAATCCAGCTCTACAAAAATTTTAATGCACCGGGATTCTGGGAAAATGCAAAGCCCAGCAAGCAGATCGGCGAAAAGCCAACATGGATGGTCTTTGATGATTTATGGGTGGACGAGGTTCGCCGAGGGGTAAAAGCTTGTTCCGTGTTCCTGTGGTACCCAATTTACT GGCTCGCATACAATCAGTTCAGCGGTAATTTGACATCCCAAGCCGCCACCATGACGCTCCACGGTATCCCCAACGACGTTGTATTGAATCTAGATCCTCTCGTCTTGATCGTTTGTATCGTGCTTTGCGACCTTTTC ATATATCCAGCACTTCGTAGAATGGGGATTAACTTCAGTgccttgaagaaaataaCAGCCGGCTTCATGGCTGGCGGTGCAGGAATGCTGTGGGCGGCAG TTGTTCAACATTACATTTACAAG ACAAACCCATGTGGAAACCATGCCTCCGAATGTGATGGGGTCTCCCCATTGAGCGTATGGATCCAATCTGGATC ATACGTTTTTCTGGCTATCAGTGAAGTGCTTGCATCCATCACGGGTCTTGAGTACGCTTTTACGAAAGCACCTAAAAACATGCGGTCTCTCGTTATGTCTGTGTTTCTATTCATGACTGCGATATCCTCCGCTTTGAGCGAGGCTTTTGTTT CCTTATCCGGAGACCCCTTGCTCGTGTGGAACTACGGAGTTATCAGCGTAATGATTTTTGTCACAGGAAGCCTATTTTGGTGGTCTGTTAGAGATCTTGACGCGAAGGAAGACGAACTCAACAATATTCCTGAGGGACACATGGGTGCCCCTATTAATGAGGCGTCTAAGCAAAATGCCTGA
- a CDS encoding SET domain-containing protein 14: protein MPPLLPRALGRQKCQYCHKENSKRFPLKTCAQCQRSSYCSRECQKKDWREHKELCGRLKEQIDLLNQASNESPTIYGLTLSDTASKIKKWSQHYSVLLAHSYTEALKLWHGAPNAYQTHLLVVYVVPKFTKLNAPQKTKDIWTAFGVADAVVVPIAEIIEINPEMAYSIKMISEMDKTPEARRGPLALVYIAMPEFDMCMMAPLGLSPPPKNLPPWDDHWKTRLQRMVDLGVAESPVCEDCNRKLCNQMQLPYRTIGYAKCKKHTPVPQ from the exons ATGCCACCACTGCTACCACGAGCGCTTGGAAGGCAAAAATGCCAATATTGCCACAAAGAAAACAGCAAACGTTTCCCACTCAAAACGTGTGCACAATGCCAACGCTCTTCGTACTGC TCGCGGGAGTGTCAAAAGAAAGATTGGCGTGAACACAAGGAGCTCTGCGGGCGTCTAAAGGAGCAAATCGACTTGCTGAATCAGGCGTCTAATGAATCACCCACCATCTACGGACTGACTTTAAGCGATACGGCAAGTAAAATTAAAAAATGGTCACAG CATTATTCAGTGTTGCTTGCTCATTCCTATACTGAAGCGCTCAAGTTATGGCATGGCGCACCGAATGCATACCAAACCCACCTTCTCGTAGTATATGTGGTACCCAAATTTACCAAACTGAATGCCCCACAGAAAACCAAGGACATCTGGACAGCGTTTGGCGTCGCGGACGCAGTAGTGGTCCCCATTGCCGAAATCATCGAGATTAATCCTGAGATGGCATATAGCATCAAAATGATCTCCGAAATGGACAAGACCCCTGAGGCACGACGTGGGCCACTCGCTCTCGTATACATTGCTATGCCGGAGTTTGATATGTGTATGATGGCCCCGTTAGGTCTTAGTCCCCCACCAAAGAACCTTCCACCTTGGGATGATCATTGGAAGACTCGCTTGCAAAGAATGGTGGATTTGGGTGTTGCGGAATCACCGGTGTGCGAAGACTGCAATCGGAAACTGTGTAACCAGATGCAACTGCCGTATCGAACAATTGGGTATGCAAAATGCAAGAAGCATACTCCCGTGCCGCAATAA
- a CDS encoding Condensin complex subunit 1, which produces MNSFELQDELQSLQEIEEYEIPNDEYLSSQDPETLLEAAVESIAESSDSIRDPDIFNAYRSLLKHPNAVPGPVMSKLLDSISSALQAELEATQRDVETGDPQVCANHKMPLEMYAFLLYWFVIASEKVKASEETEAAPAKGRKGKGTKATSRAAANKKTDTVWTWKDQIVPTLNLISKILRHLQTQRIWTTTAERDTFINCITRPAYHVMESEAYMKNQDIKMSVFKVICLSVKHHNQAMAVQITIMQSLQFYEHLSEPLAECLIILSNEFASTQLADEVLREIAGKTFGSQETKGPRAFAKFLIKYAEACPRPVLKQLSLLLGQLDSESYPIRQAIIEVLGFIIADLAGIDPQDADRKQTQKQINNLFNVLLDRLLDVSGYVRTRVFVVLGKLAQHKSIKFPKQRLAIASNAVESLDDKIASVRKSAIALLTQLILTHPYGTIHGGTLQREIFAEEYQKIVDQLDKYESAVGNAVQGAADEEEDEDEDGDEDDAEGEDGEEEEVDEDGQPKNKRSKKSKKQRDGDDATMDVDDDGGDTEPDEMSVDGDDENTTPKKSKKKKGSKLKRRKSQIDIEALNKEQEVLATFDEQEINTLRLQKKYYADALTFIDQIENAMEPMCKLLGSTSKAEVLEVMDFFRVAFEYKFDSAHEGIRKMLHLIWTKDNTTTSEDGKELKGIRQRLLETYQSLYLDPTADDKPKEQVNRITKNLVELTYESTLAELTSLEEMMRIMMESNRIHHDVIARLWQVYGRDKHLPKPQRRGAIMIIGMLALSDQSILTEKVDLMLKVGLGRLGKTDPTLARYTCIALQRLNGSAKKVKGSLEDKVHRIDMDNVIFRKLQDAILYPSRTKEWFGMAEQAINTVYALGEHPDLFCNEVIKKLTIRAFSRPQKEKDMTEATDDKDKEADAAMNEDQAGDVTMADITMQDATQATQATQDDQDKQFGEAFELSQLLFVVGHVAIKHVVFLELVEREWKRQKDEKQAAEKLANGNLKGNKDGEELDQVAGNAEDEIGERIHAIRETELLYGPHSLLAMYGPMIVHICGSPHKFKNRTLRAAATLAFSKFLCVSSQFCDAHHRLLFKILETSKDSNIRSNIVIALGDVAVSFSNIIDENSNELYKGLSDKHFVVKKNTLMVLTHLILNGMIKVKGQLGEMAKCLEDPEPRISDLAKLFFNELSTKENAIYNNLPDVISHLSTGEHAVDEETFQSTLRFIFGFIEKEKQAESLVEKLCQRFRLTEEPRQWRNIAFCLSLLPFKSERSVKKLIEGLQFYRDKLHEPAVFERFTEILAKARANKSKDKPDSELNEFEKILEEHKAQGQEDQALEKRVEGKKAAARKKAAKRSARTKKAAPAPVAQDDDMYESD; this is translated from the exons ATGAACTCTTTTGAGCTGCAGGATGAGCTGCAATCTCTGCAAGAAATAGAAGAGTACGAAATACCCAATGATGAATATCTCTCTTCACAAGACCCAGAAACGTTGTtggaag CCGCCGTCGAGTCGATTGCAGAATCAAGCGACTCAATACGAGATCCAGACATCTTTAATGCCTATCGAAGTCTTTTGAAGCATCCAAACGCGGTGCCGGGGCCTGTGATGAGCAAGTTGCTCGACTCAATATCCTCAGCTCTTCAAGCAGAATTGGAGGCGACCCAACGCGACGTGGAAACAGGAGACCCACAAGTCTGTGCAAACCACAAGATGCCGTTGGAGATGTACGCGTTTTTACTCTACTGGTTCGTTATCGCTTCAGAAAAGGTCAAAGCGTCAGAAGAGACAGAGGCTGCTCCAGCaaagggaaggaaaggaaagggaacaAAGGCGACATCACGAGCGGCGGCAAACAAGAAGACAGACACAGTGTGGACGTGGAAAGACCAGATTGTGCCAACTCTCAATCTCATCAGCAAGATTCTCCGCCATCTTCAAACCCAGCGCATCTGGACAACAACAGCTGAAAGGGACACTTTTATCAA CTGCATCACGCGCCCCGCGTACCATGTCATGGAAAGCGAAGCTTACATGAAAAACCAGGACATCAAGATGTCGGTGTTCAAAGTCATATGTCTCTCCGTCAAGCATCACAACCAAGCCATGGCGGTTCAAATCACCATCATGCAGTCTCTTCAGTTCTACGAGCACCTTTCTGAACCCCTGGCGGAATGCCTCATCATTCTCTCGAACGAATTCGCGTCTACCCAGCTGGCGGACGAGGTTTTGCGCGAAATTGCGGGCAAGACGTTTGGCAGTCAAGAGACTAAAGGACCGCGAGCGTTTGCTAAATTCCTGATTAAGTATGCGGAGGCATGCCCTCGGCCGGTGTTGAAGCAGCTGAGTCTACTTTTGGGTCAATTGGATTCCGAG TCTTATCCCATTCGTCAAGCAATTATCGAAGTCCTAGGCTTCATCATCGCCGACCTAGCAGGTATTGACCCACAAGACGCCGACCGGAAACAGACCCAAAAGCAAATTAATAACCTCTTCAATGTACTTCTTGACCGGCTCCTCGACGTATCGGGCTATGTCCGTACGAGGGTCTTTGTCGTCCTCGGCAAGCTAGCCCAGCACAAGAGCATCAAGTTCCCGAAGCAGCGGCTGGCAATTGCAAGCAACGCTGTAGAGTCGTTGGACGACAAGATTGCGTCTGTGCGCAAATCTGCCATAGCGTTGCTCACGCAGTTGATCTTGACCCACCCGTATGGAACAATTCACGGTGGAACTCTTCAGCGAGAAATTTTTGCGGAAGAGTACCAAAAGATTGTGGACCAGCTTGATAAGTATGAGAGTGCCGTGGGCAACGCTGTGCAAGGTGCTgccgacgaggaagaagacgaagacgaagacggggatgaagatgacgctgaaggcgaagatggcgaagaggaagaagtcgATGAGGATGGACAGCCCAAGAACAAACGGTCGAAAAA GTCTAAGAAACAACGGGATGGTGATGACGCCACAATGGACGTTGACGATGACGGAGGCGACACTGAACCAGACGAGATGTCCGTCGACGGGGACGACGAGAATACTACTCCTAAAAAgtccaagaagaaaaagggctCGAAGCTCAAGCGTCGCAAATCGCAGATCGACATCGAGGCACTGAATAAGGAGCAAGAAGTCCTAGCGACATTCGATGAGCAGGAGATCAACACACTGAGGTTGCAAAAGAAATACTACGCTGATGCGTTGACAttcattgaccagattgaGAACGCCATGGAGCCAATGTGCAAGCTTCTCGGGTCAACAAGTAAAGCTGAAGTGTTGGAAGTGATGGATTTCTTCCGCGTTGCATTTGAATATAAATTCGACAGCGCACAC GAAGGAATCAGGAAGATGTTGCATCTCATCTGGACCAAGGACAACACCACAACTTCCGAAGACGGAAAGGAGCTCAAGGGAATCCGCCAACGTCTGTTGGAGACCTACCAAAGCCTGTACCTTGACCCCACGGCTGATGACAAACCAAAAGAACAAGTCAACCGTATCACAAAGAACCTCGTGGA ACTTACGTACGAGTCAACATTGGCAGAACTTACCAGTTTAGAGGAAATGATGCGTATTATGATGGAATCGAACCGGATACACCACGACGTTATTGCACGATTGTGGCAGGTTTACG GCAGAGACAAACATCTACCAAAGCCTCAACGACGAGGCGCTATCATGATCATTGGCATGCTTGCCTTGTCTGATCAGAGCATCCTTACCGAAAAGGTTGACCTTATGCTGAAAGTCGGCCTTGGACGTCTCGGAAAG ACGGATCCAACTTTAGCACGCTATACCTGCATCGCTCTACAACGTCTAAATGGAAGTGCTAAGAAAGTTAAAG GTTCTCTCGAGGACAAAGTTCATCGCATCGACATGGACAACGTCATCTTCCGCAAGCTTCAAGACGCTATACTCTATCCGTCACGAACCAAGGAATGGTTCGGTATGGCTGAGCAAGCTATCAACACCGTCTATGCGCTGGGCGAGCACCCCGACCTTTTTTGCAACGAAGTCATCAAGAAGCTGACCATCAGAGCTTTCAGTCGACCtcagaaagagaaagacatGACTGAGGCAACGGATGACAAGGATAAGGAAGCAGATGCGGCAATGAACGAGGATCAGGCTGGGGATGTAACAATGGCTGATATTACGATGCAAGATGCGACTCAGGCTACCCAAGCAACACAGGATGACCAAGATAAACAGTTCGGCGAGGCTTTCGAACTGAGCcaacttctttttgttgtGGGTCACGTCGCTATCAAGCATGTCGTCTTCTTAGAGTTGGTGGAGAGGGAGTGGAAGAGACAGAAGGATGAGAAGCAAGCTG CCGAAAAACTCGCGAATGGAAACCTGAAAGGCAATAAAGACGGCGAAGAGTTGGACCAGGTTGCTGGCAATGCCGAAGACGAGATCGGCGAGCGCATCCATGCCATCAGAGAAACCGAACTACTCTATGGTCCTCATTCTCTGTTGGCGATGTATGGTCCTATGATCGTACACATATGTGGTAGCCCGCACAAGTTCAAG AACCGTACGCTCCGAGCAGCTGCCACACTGGCATTCAGCAAGTTCCTGTGCGTGAGCTCGCAATTCTGCGACGCACACCACCGCCTGCTGTTCAAGATCCTCGAAACGTCCAAGGACTCTAACATCCGGAGCAACATCGTCATTGCGCTTGGTGACGTAGCAGTGTCATTCAGCAATATCATCGATGAGAACAGCAATGAGCTCTACAAGGGTCTCTCTGACAAGCACTTTGTCGTCAAGAAGAACACGCTGATGGTGCTCACGCATTTGATTCTGAACGGCATGATTAAAGTGAAGGGTCAGTTGGGCGAGATGGCGAAGTGTTTGGAGGATCCAGAGCCGCGCATTTCGGACCTGGCGAAACTGTTCTTTAATGAACTATCAACGAAGGAAAATGCGATTTACAACAATTTGCCTGATG TCATCAGTCATCTTTCGACGGGCGAGCATGCAGTGGACGAAGAGACCTTCCAAAGCACATTGCGATTCATATTTGGCTTTATCGAGAAG GAAAAACAAGCCGAATCACTCGTCGAAAAGTTGTGTCAGCGTTTCCGACTGACCGAAGAACCTCGTCAATGGCGCAACATTGCCTTCTGCTTGTCGCTACTACCATTCAAATCCGAGCGCTCCGTGAAGAAGCTTATCGAGGGCCTGCAGTTCTATCGCGACAAGCTGCACGAGCCGGCGGTATTCGAGCGCTTTACCGAGATTCTGGCAAAG GCTAGGGCGAACAAGTCGAAGGATAAACCTGATTCGGAACTGAACGAGTTCGAAAAG ATTCTGGAAGAACATAAAGCGCAAGGCCAGGAAGACCAAGCACTCGAGAAGCGCGTCGAAGGCAAGAAAGCCGCTGCTCGGAAAAAGGCCGCGAAACGAT CCGCTCGCACGAAAAAGGCCGCTCCTGCGCCTGTGGCGCAAGACGACGATATGTACGAGAGCGATTGA
- a CDS encoding Phosphatidylinositol 4-phosphate 5-kinase its3 codes for MASAAIYNRSPSPPPVARNDSHRQSIASSSVSGASYRTAPLLAGSHSSLANSNFTNGNNSSHSSVHTVHANKDTPRDTPATTTNMINPIYALGGQQEMHIVKVTNDKVEIESGPVPDSYLEKVGRAVLRTVKPDSDHAGSPPPPPLPYPLPPSADQQQREEEQLETKPPHPRMLGPPLPAHQNGSVTQHQQRRSSIEPPASSLPSQLPLVPPEALQRSSTDTKASYSGLRNLVTSSPPQQQPSINTNAEASSSTPSPSRANGHLSVDGYLQPPVLTAAQRPARRNTTGSTPLMSKRGVAAPGVGGSAHGKGASQPFASVDDNAVLGEGGLELASDIEIHAERIRRERMSKRAKQQQEAEAALTRAESSGVAAAQDAPLVGNLIGEDHVNYVLMYNMLTGIRIGVSRCGAKIKRPLTPEDFMARHKFSFDIVGNELTPSAKYDFKFKDYAPWVFRYLREDIFHLDPADYLLSLTAKYILSELGSPGKSGSFFYFSRDYRFIIKTIRHSEHKFLLSILERYYEHVKANPHTLLSRFYGLHRVKLPRGRKIHFVIMNNLFPAHKDVHETYDLKGSTVGREYPEEKAAKNPRAVLKDLNWINRGNMLELGPEKRALLTEQLRRDEEFLKSIQVMDYSLLVGIHNMQRGNRENVRKNTLKVFSPDLPEPRRSKASQAGSKSPEAIAMRRAMRSSDPKRLGKHTVRLPEEDTGDRQEFVFYQDEGGLRATDDNNEPMNVIYYLGVIDILTPYTFVKKLEHCWKGMSADRHKISPVPPVEYGNRFFAFMKAVMRGGEGGEKFKEHVKREKEKEE; via the exons ATGGCGAGTGCAGCCATTTACAATCGTTCGCCGTCGCCGCCACCAGTGGCCAGGAACGACTCCCACCGACAGAGCATCGCTTCCTCGTCCGTCTCGGGGGCGTCCTACCGCACAGCACCGCTCCTCGCCGGCTCGCACTCGTCGCTCGCCAACAGCAATTTCACCAACGGCAACAACTCGTCGCACTCGTCCGTGCATACCGTACATGCGAACAAGGACACGCCGCGCGACACACCCGCTACGACGACCAACATGATAAACCCGATATATGCGCTTGGAGGACAGCAGGAGATGCATATCGTGAAAGTGACGAACGACAAAGTTGAGATCGAGTCGGGCCCCGTGCCAGACTCGTACCTGGAAAAAGTCGGAAGAGCCGTCCTCCGCACCGTCAAGCCAGACTCGGACCATGCTGGTTCGCCGCCCCCTCCCCCTCTGCCttatcctcttcctcccagTGCAGACCAACAACAAAGGGAAGAGGAGCAGCTCGAGACAAAGCCGCCACACCCCCGCATGCTGGGCCCCCCTTTGCCTGCCCACCAAAACGGCAGTGTcacccagcaccagcagcgaAGGTCGAGTATTGAGCCCCCCGCCTCGTCATTGCCCTCGCAGCTCCCTCTGGTCCCGCCAGAAGCGTTACAACGGTCGTCAACCGACACCAAGGCATCGTACAGCGGTCTCCGGAACCTCGTCACGTCGTCACccccgcagcagcagccgtcAATCAACACTAATGCCGAAGCGTCCTCCTCGACACCGTCTCCGTCACGGGCGAACGGACATCTCTCCGTGGACGGGTACCTCCAGCCCCCGGTGCTCACCGCTGCGCAGCGGCCTGCCCGACGGAATACCACGGGATCGACGCCGCTGATGTCCAAGCGCGGGGTTGCGGCGCCGGGCGTAGGTGGGAGCGCACACGGGAAAGGCGCCTCGCAGCCGTTTGCGTCTGTGGATGACAACGCGGTGCTGGGCGAGGGTGGGCTGGAGCTGGCGTCGGATATTGAGATTCATGCGGAGCGTATCCGGCGGGAGCGCATGAGCAAGCGGgcgaagcagcagcaggaggcggaggcggcgctGACGAGGGCCGAGTCGTCTGGCGTCGCTGCCGCGCAGGATGCGCCCCTCGTGGGGAATCTTATCGGCGAGGACCATGTGAATTATGTGCTCATGTATAACATGCTGACAGGCATTCGGATCGGC GTTTCTCGATGCGGCGCAAAGATCAAGAGGCCGTTGACACCTGAGGATTTTATGGCTCGACATAAGTTTTCTTTTGATAT CGTTGGAAACGAGCTGACACCGTCTGCAAAATACgacttcaagttcaaagaCTACGCTCCCTGGGTGTTCCGTTACCTGCGTGAAGACATCTTCCATCTCGACCCCGCCGACTACTTACTCTCTCTTACCGCCAAATACATCCTCTCCGAACTCGGCTCACCCGGCAAATCCGGGTCCTTTTTCTACTTCTCGCGCGACTACCGGTTCATCATCAAGACCATCCGGCACTCGGAGCACAAGTTTCTGCTGAGCATCCTCGAGCGCTACTATGAACATGTCAAGGCGAACCCTCACACGCTGCTGAGCCGCTTTTATGGGCTCCATCGTGTGAAGCTACCCAGGGGCAGGAAGATACATTTCGTGATTATGAATAACCTGTTTCCGGCTCATAAGGATGTGCATGAGACGTATGATTTGAAGGGGAGTACGGTGGGGAGGGAGTATCCCGAGGAGAAGGCTGCAAAGAACCCTCGAGCGGTGCTGAAGGATCTCAACTGGATTAATCGCGGAAATATGCTCGAGCTCGGCCCGGAGAAGCGCGCGCTATTGACAGAGCAGTTAAGGCGGGACGAGGAGTTTTTGAAGAGTATACAGGTGATGGATTATAGTCTGTTGGTGGGCATACACAACATGCAGCGAGGGAACAGGGAGAATGTGCGGAAGAACACGCTTAAAGTGTTTTCG CCTGATCTCCCTGAACCACGGCGCAGCAAGGCTTCACAAGCAGGTAGCAAATCTCCCGAAGCCATTGCCATGCGCCGAGCCATGCGTTCGTCCGACCCAAAACGTCTCGGCAAGCACACCGTGCGCCTTCCAGAAGAAGACACAGGGGACCGCCAGGAATTCGTGTTTTACCAAGACGAAGGTGGGCTCAGGGCGACGGACGACAACAACGAGCCGATGAACGTTATCTATTATTTGGGCGTTATTGATATTCTGACGCCGTATACCTTTGTGAAGAAGCTAGAGCATTGTTGGAAGGGGATGAGTGCGGATCGG CATAAAATCAGTCCTGTTCCACCTGTAGAGTATGGCAATCGGTTCTTTGCGTTCATGAAAGCCGTCATGCGAGGTGGAGAAGGCGGAGAAAAGTTCAAAGAGCACGtaaaaagggagaaagagaaggaggaataa